The Apium graveolens cultivar Ventura chromosome 11, ASM990537v1, whole genome shotgun sequence genome has a window encoding:
- the LOC141696374 gene encoding uncharacterized protein LOC141696374, which yields MKKKYQGSARVKRAQLQALRKEYENLQMKDGESVTSYFARTMEICNKMRFHGEKIEDISIVEKILRSLKPSFNYVVCSIEESNDIDNYSLDELQSSLLVHEQKMHRSSNSEEQALKASTYVSNSRGRGRICGSGREGRGYKDVARTFHTNDDQLYGKGKGRQHFDRSKVECFRCHKFGHYHSDCYTRLPSDKNRDERSNFTEKKRSGNLIDGFSQY from the coding sequence ATGAAGAAGAAATATCAAGGGTCTGCTAGAGTGAAGCGTGCACAGCTTCAGGCTTTAAGGAAGGAGTATGAGAATTTACAAATGAAGGATGGAGAATCGGTAACAAGTTATTTTGCGAGAACTATGGAGATCTGCAATAAAATGCGATTTCATGGTGAGAAGATAGAAGATATCAGTATTGTGGAAAAGATCTTGCGCTCCCTCAAACCAAGTTTTAATTATGTCGTGTGTTCTATTGAAGAATCAAATGACATAGATAATTATTCCCTTGATGAACTACAAAGTTCCTTGTTGGTCCATGAACAGAAGATGCATCGCAGTTCAAATTCCGAAGAACAAGCTTTGAAAGCTTCAACTTATGTCTCAAATTCAAGAGGAAGGGGTAGAATTTGTGGCAGCGGAAGAGAAGGTCGAGGTTATAAAGATGTAGCCCGGACGTTTCATACAAATGATGATCAACTTTATGGCAAAGGCAAAGGACGTCAACACTTTGATAGATCCAAGGTAGAGTGTTTTCGATGTCATAAGTTTGGTCATTATCATTCTGATTGTTATACAAGGCTGCCTAGTGATAAAAACAGGGATGAACGCTCAAATTTTACTGAAAAAAAAAGAAGTGGAAACCTTATTGATGGCTTTTCACAGTACTAA